In Trifolium pratense cultivar HEN17-A07 linkage group LG7, ARS_RC_1.1, whole genome shotgun sequence, a genomic segment contains:
- the LOC123894635 gene encoding transcription factor WER-like, producing MMRTSFCEKNGLRKGTWTTEEDKKLIAYVTRYGCWNWRQLPKFAGLERCGKSCRLRWLNYLKPGIKRGNFSQQEEETIIKLHQKLGNRWIIIAANLPGRTDNEIKNYWHTILKKRVMKNSMSDAKCGTRKAKVSESNDHPTMEAEASKIDCVLENNSSHNISNPLSSKSSSSEFSCITMDSAATKISYENSLFDDNDIPFMNEYMEAVSENFWTEPYMIESTYVHPSEEAILLPAGCEHEYFSPKYDIELWSSVE from the exons ATGATGAGAACTtctttttgtgaaaaaaatggATTGAGAAAAGGCACTTGGACAACTGAGGAAGACAAAAAGTTGATTGCTTATGTTACTAGGTATGGTTGCTGGAATTGGCGCCAACTACCTAAATTTGCAG GTCTTGAAAGGTGTGGGAAGAGTTGTAGATTAAGGTGGTTGAACTATCTAAAGCCAGGTATCAAAAGAGGGAACTTTAgtcaacaagaagaagaaactaTCATTAAACTTCACCAAAAATTGGGTAATAG GTGGATCATAATTGCTGCAAATTTACCAGGGAGAACAGATAACGAGATAAAGAATTACTGGCACACTATCTTGAAAAAACGTGTTATGAAAAATAGTATGTCAGACGCTAAATGTGGAACAAGAAAAGCCAAAGTTTCAGAGTCAAATGATCACCCTACAATGGAAGCTGAAGCCAGTAAAATTGATTGTGTATTAGAGAACAATAGTAGTCACAATATCTCAAATCCACtttcttcaaaatcatcttCAAGTGAATTTTCTTGCATAACAATGGATAGTGCAGCTACCAAAATATCATATGAAAATTCTCTTTTTGATGACAATGACATTCCTTTTATGAATGAATACATGGAAGCTGTGAGTGAAAATTTCTGGACAGAGCCATATATGATAGAGAGTACTTATGTCCATCCAAGTGAAGAAGCTATATTACTTCCTGCAGGGTGTGAACATGAATACTTTAGTCCTAAGTACGATATAGAACTTTGGAGCAGTGTAGAATAA
- the LOC123894632 gene encoding uncharacterized protein LOC123894632 isoform X2: MKNISKNKFLTCFRPAVDFDSMLESESVINPSINRRKHERQNSTTNSMFLDQNCSKLIQDQVVGHPPKQTLAKNTIHKKNRYSQSCFGSKRSYSLHTRSSSFKKNKEEIKESESSLSSSSSSCSPVFELKNLSKSNESELGKQKKFQWLGIYMMILISLVVTIFWGKTNVIILTSMFFCCFSLWNASSHLLKRVC; the protein is encoded by the exons ATGAAGAACATTTCGAAGAACAAGTTCTTAACATGTTTTCGTCCAGCCGTTGATTTTGATTCCATGCTTGAGTCTGAAAGTGTCATTAATCCTTCTATTAATCGTCGTAAACATGAGAGACAAAATTCAACCACCAATTCGATGTTTTTGGACCAAAATTGTTCGAAATTGATACAAGATCAGGTTGTTGGTCATCCTCCAAAACAAACACTTGCTAAG AATACAATTCACAAGAAAAATCGTTATAGCCAAAGTTGTTTTGGATCAAAGCGTAGTTATTCCTTACATACAAGAAGTTCatctttcaagaaaaataaagaagaaatcaAAGAAAGTGAATCGTCTTTGTCAAGTTCATCGTCTTCATGCTCGCCggtatttgaattaaaaaatttatccaaGTCTAATGAAAGTGAATTAGGGAAGCAAAAAAAGTTCCAATGGCTAGGAATATACATGATGATTCTCATAAGCTTAGTGGTTACAATCTTTTGGGGTAAAACTAATGTCATTATTTTGACATCAATGTTTTTCTGTTGTTTCTCTCTTTGGAATGCAAGCTCTCACTTGCTAAAAAGGGTTTGTTAG
- the LOC123894636 gene encoding putative cyclin-D6-1 isoform X2 — protein sequence MEFNLENPLENFHDLPNSQCVSSLFLIESDHIPPLNYFHSLKSNEFDASVRSDFISLISQLSCNFDPFVTYLAINYLDRFLANQGILPKPWANKLIAVTCFSLAIKMLKTEYSATDVQALLNHSDGGFIFETQTIKRMEALVLGALHWRMRSITPFSFIPYFINLFRLDDITLKVLKDRASEIILKSQKDIKVLEFKPSIVAASSLLYASHELFPFQYPGFLGTISDCSYVNKESVVECYNVIQDIAKEEYESMFNVNSSSGTPVNVLDENFLSLESEKTNGTNVTPTKRRKI from the exons ATGGAGTTTAACCTTGAAAACCCTCTTGAAAACTTCCATGACCTTCCTAATTCTCAATGtgtttcttctctttttctcaTTGAATCTGACCACATCCCACCACTAAATTACTTTCATAGTCTCAAATCAAACGAGTTTGATGCCTCGGTTAGAAGTGATTTCATCTCTTTAATCTCACAG TTGTCCTGCAACTTTGATCCATTTGTGACTTACCTAGCTATCAACTATTTGGATCGCTTCCTTGCTAATCAAGGGATATTG CCAAAGCCATGGGCGAATAAACTTATTGCAGTAACTTGCTTCTCTCTAGCAATAAAGATGTTGAAAACAGAGTACTCTGCCACTGATGTTCAG gCTCTTCTGAATCATAGTGATGGTGGTTTCATATTTGAGAcacaaacaataaaaagaatGGAAGCACTTGTCTTAGGAGCATTACATTGGAGAATGCGTTCAATCACTCCTTTCTCTTTCATTCCTTACTTCATCAATTTGTTTAGGCTTGATGATATAACATTAAAAGTTCTTAAAGATAGAGCTTCTGAAATTATATTGAAGTCACAAAAAG ataTTAAGGTTTTGGAATTCAAGCCATCTATAGTTGCTGCTTCATCTCTTCTTTATGCTTCTCATGAATTGTTTCCATTTCAATATCCAGGCTTTTTGGGAACAATATCCGATTGTTCATATGTAAATAAA GAAAGTGTTGTGGAGTGCTATAATGTTATACAAGATATAGCTAAGGAGGAGTACGAATCCATGTTTAATGTGAATTCAAGTTCAGGCACACCAGTTAATGTGTTAGACGAAAATTTTCTAAGCTTGGAAAGTGAAAAAACCAATGGAACCAATGTTACTCCTACTAAGAGAAGGAAAATTTAA
- the LOC123894632 gene encoding uncharacterized protein LOC123894632 isoform X1, translated as MKNISKNKFLTCFRPAVDFDSMLESESVINPSINRRKHERQNSTTNSMFLDQNCSKLIQDQVVGHPPKQTLAKVIKAVVFQTILNTIHKKNRYSQSCFGSKRSYSLHTRSSSFKKNKEEIKESESSLSSSSSSCSPVFELKNLSKSNESELGKQKKFQWLGIYMMILISLVVTIFWGKTNVIILTSMFFCCFSLWNASSHLLKRVC; from the exons ATGAAGAACATTTCGAAGAACAAGTTCTTAACATGTTTTCGTCCAGCCGTTGATTTTGATTCCATGCTTGAGTCTGAAAGTGTCATTAATCCTTCTATTAATCGTCGTAAACATGAGAGACAAAATTCAACCACCAATTCGATGTTTTTGGACCAAAATTGTTCGAAATTGATACAAGATCAGGTTGTTGGTCATCCTCCAAAACAAACACTTGCTAAGGTGATTAAAGCTGTGGTATTTCAAACCATATTG AATACAATTCACAAGAAAAATCGTTATAGCCAAAGTTGTTTTGGATCAAAGCGTAGTTATTCCTTACATACAAGAAGTTCatctttcaagaaaaataaagaagaaatcaAAGAAAGTGAATCGTCTTTGTCAAGTTCATCGTCTTCATGCTCGCCggtatttgaattaaaaaatttatccaaGTCTAATGAAAGTGAATTAGGGAAGCAAAAAAAGTTCCAATGGCTAGGAATATACATGATGATTCTCATAAGCTTAGTGGTTACAATCTTTTGGGGTAAAACTAATGTCATTATTTTGACATCAATGTTTTTCTGTTGTTTCTCTCTTTGGAATGCAAGCTCTCACTTGCTAAAAAGGGTTTGTTAG
- the LOC123894636 gene encoding putative cyclin-D6-1 isoform X1 — MEFNLENPLENFHDLPNSQCVSSLFLIESDHIPPLNYFHSLKSNEFDASVRSDFISLISQLSCNFDPFVTYLAINYLDRFLANQGILQPKPWANKLIAVTCFSLAIKMLKTEYSATDVQALLNHSDGGFIFETQTIKRMEALVLGALHWRMRSITPFSFIPYFINLFRLDDITLKVLKDRASEIILKSQKDIKVLEFKPSIVAASSLLYASHELFPFQYPGFLGTISDCSYVNKESVVECYNVIQDIAKEEYESMFNVNSSSGTPVNVLDENFLSLESEKTNGTNVTPTKRRKI, encoded by the exons ATGGAGTTTAACCTTGAAAACCCTCTTGAAAACTTCCATGACCTTCCTAATTCTCAATGtgtttcttctctttttctcaTTGAATCTGACCACATCCCACCACTAAATTACTTTCATAGTCTCAAATCAAACGAGTTTGATGCCTCGGTTAGAAGTGATTTCATCTCTTTAATCTCACAG TTGTCCTGCAACTTTGATCCATTTGTGACTTACCTAGCTATCAACTATTTGGATCGCTTCCTTGCTAATCAAGGGATATTG CAGCCAAAGCCATGGGCGAATAAACTTATTGCAGTAACTTGCTTCTCTCTAGCAATAAAGATGTTGAAAACAGAGTACTCTGCCACTGATGTTCAG gCTCTTCTGAATCATAGTGATGGTGGTTTCATATTTGAGAcacaaacaataaaaagaatGGAAGCACTTGTCTTAGGAGCATTACATTGGAGAATGCGTTCAATCACTCCTTTCTCTTTCATTCCTTACTTCATCAATTTGTTTAGGCTTGATGATATAACATTAAAAGTTCTTAAAGATAGAGCTTCTGAAATTATATTGAAGTCACAAAAAG ataTTAAGGTTTTGGAATTCAAGCCATCTATAGTTGCTGCTTCATCTCTTCTTTATGCTTCTCATGAATTGTTTCCATTTCAATATCCAGGCTTTTTGGGAACAATATCCGATTGTTCATATGTAAATAAA GAAAGTGTTGTGGAGTGCTATAATGTTATACAAGATATAGCTAAGGAGGAGTACGAATCCATGTTTAATGTGAATTCAAGTTCAGGCACACCAGTTAATGTGTTAGACGAAAATTTTCTAAGCTTGGAAAGTGAAAAAACCAATGGAACCAATGTTACTCCTACTAAGAGAAGGAAAATTTAA
- the LOC123894633 gene encoding G-type lectin S-receptor-like serine/threonine-protein kinase At2g19130, producing the protein MFNTMKPCFWLYLLNLIFSLQSNLSHAAITTISANQSLSGDQTLVSEGGIFELGFFKPGKYSNYYIGIWYKKISEQTIVWVANRDNPVSDKYTATLKILAGNLVLFNKSSKQVWSTNMSSSNTGSVVAILLDSGNLVLRNRPHDDVAIDPLWQSFDHQTDTFLPGGKIKLDKKTKQPQYLTSWKNNEDPSTGLFSLELDPKGTNSYLIIWNKSEQYWTSGPWNGQIFSLVPEMRSNYIYYFSFVSNENESYFTYSVYDPSSLSRLVMDVSGQIKQYTWLESTQQWNLFWSQPRGQCAVHSFCGVFGSCSENLMPPCSCLSGFEPKSLSDWNLGDHSGGCVRRISLECEGSNHFNRDNDGFLAIPNIALPKHAQFVGLGNAAECEFTCLKNCSCTAYAYDSNGCSIWIADLIDAQLLSSDDSSGKILYVKLATSELRDASKNSYRTRVIIGGVLGAVIGIGILLALLLFVMLRRRKRMLATGNLLEGFMVEFGYKDLQNATKNFSEKLGGGGFGSVFKGTLADSSVIAVKKLEGVSQGEKQFRTKVSIIGTMQHVNLVRLRGFCSEGTKRFLVYDYMTNHSLDFHLFLKKDSSEVLDWKMRYQIALGIARGLIYLHEKCEDCIIHNDIKPENILLDADFCPKVADFGLAKLIGRDFNKILTTMKGTRGYLAPEWLSRAAITAKSDVYSYGMMLFEVVSGRRNSDPSADGQVTFFPTLAAKVVNQGGSVLSLLDPRLEGNANIEEVTEMLKVASWCVQENETQRPTMRQVVQILEGILDVNLPPVPRFNQVFVDN; encoded by the coding sequence ATGTTCAATACAATGAAGCCATGTTTCTGGCTTTATCTTCTCAACCTCATCTTCTCTTTACAGTCCAATCTTTCCCATGCAGCTATAACTACAATCTCTGCAAACCAATCTCTCTCTGGTGATCAAACTCTAGTCTCTGAAGGGGGAATCTTTGAATTGGGTTTCTTTAAACCAGGTAAATATTCTAACTACTACATAGGCATATGGTACAAAAAGATCAGTGAACAAACAATTGTTTGGGTAGCCAACAGAGACAACCCTGTTTCTGATAAATACACTGCCACCTTAAAAATATTAGCTGGTAATTTAGTTCTATTCAATAAGTCTTCAAAACAAGTTTGGTCAACAAACATGAGTTCTTCTAATACTGGTTCTGTTGTAGCTATTCTCCTAGATAGTGGAAATCTAGTTTTAAGAAATAGGCCTCATGATGATGTTGCAATAGATCCTCTATGGCAGAGTTTTGATCACCAAACAGATACGTTTCTTCCGGGTGGAAAAATTAAGCTGGACAAGAAAACAAAGCAGCCTCAATATCTTACTTCATGGAAGAATAATGAAGATCCTTCAACAGGTCTTTTCTCTTTGGAACTAGACCCAAAAGGAACAAATTCTTATCTTATTATTTGGAATAAGTCTGAACAGTATTGGACAAGTGGACCTTGGAATGGACAGATTTTTAGTCTGGTTCCTGAGATGAGGTCAAATTACATttactatttttcatttgtgtcGAACGAGAATGAGAGCTATTTCACTTACTCGGTGTATGACCCTTCCTCTCTATCTCGGCTTGTGATGGATGTCTCAGGACAGATTAAGCAATATACATGGTTGGAAAGTACCCAACAATGGAACCTCTTTTGGTCACAGCCACGAGGACAATGTGCGGTTCATTCTTTCTGCGGTGTATTTGGGAGCTGTTCTGAGAACTTGATGCCGCCTTGTAGTTGTTTGAGTGGTTTTGAGCCAAAGTCGCTATCTGATTGGAATCTGGGGGATCACTCAGGTGGGTGTGTCAGGAGAATAAGTTTGGAATGCGAGGGCTCCAATCACTTTAATAGGGATAATGACGGGTTCCTTGCAATCCCCAACATAGCATTACCTAAACATGCACAATTTGTGGGGTTAGGGAATGCAGCTGAATGTGAATTTACTTGCTTGAAAAACTGCTCTTGCACTGCTTATGCATATGATAGTAATGGATGTTCAATTTGGATCGCAGACCTCATTGATGCGCAACTACTGTCTTCTGATGATAGTAGTGGAAAAATTTTGTATGTCAAACTTGCAACATCAGAATTACGTGATGCTAGTAAAAACAGTTATCGGACGAGGGTGATTATTGGTGGTGTTTTGGGAGCGGTTATTGGCATAGGGATACTCTTGGCCCTTCTATTGTTTGTTATGCTTAGGCGAAGAAAGAGGATGCTTGCAACTGGAAATCTCTTGGAGGGTTTTATGGTGGAATTTGGGTACAAGGATTTGCAAAACGCGACTAAGAATTTCTCCGAGAAATTGGGAGGAGGAGGTTTTGGTTCTGTTTTCAAAGGAACATTAGCTGATTCAAGTGTGATTGCAGTGAAGAAGCTGGAGGGTGTTAGCCAAGGAGAGAAGCAGTTCAGAACAAAAGTGAGTATAATAGGGACAATGCAACATGTTAATCTTGTTCGCCTCCGTGGATTCTGCTCAGAAGGTACCAAAAGGTTTCTGGTTTATGATTACATGACAAATCATTCCTTGGATTTCCATTTGTTCTTGAAGAAGGATTCTTCTGAGGTGTTGGACTGGAAAATGAGATACCAAATTGCTCTTGGAATTGCAAGGGGACTAATTTATCTCCATGAGAAATGTGAAGATTGTATCATACACAATGATATAAAGCCAGAAAATATTCTCCTTGATGCTGATTTTTGTCCAAAAGTTGCGGACTTTGGCCTAGCTAAGCTAATTGGACGAGATTTCAACAAGATCCTTACAACAATGAAGGGAACAAGAGGCTATCTTGCCCCGGAGTGGTTATCTAGGGCTGCTATCACAGCCAAATCTGATGTTTACAGCTATGGAATGATGCTCTTTGAGGTTGTATCAGGTAGGAGAAACTCTGATCCATCTGCAGATGGCCaagttactttctttcctaccTTGGCTGCAAAAGTAGTTAACCAAGGTGGTAGTGTCCTTAGCCTTTTGGACCCTAGGTTGGAGGGAAATGCTAACATTGAGGAGGTGACTGAAATGCTAAAAGTTGCTTCTTGGTGTGTCCAAGAAAATGAAACTCAGAGGCCAACCATGCGTCAGGTAGTTCAAATTCTTGAGGGGATATTGGATGTGAATTTGCCACCAGTTCCAAGATTCAATCAAGTGTTTGTAGATAACTAA